The region AGAGTAAATGCAATAATAGCTCTTGTTAAAGCAGGATATGAAGATAGGATAGTAATATCAGGAGATATGGCAAGGAAATCTTATCTTGAAGCATATGGAGGAGGTCCTGGATTTAAATTTATAATTAAAAAGTTTATACCTAGATTGAAAATACAGTTTGAAGAAGTGGGGTTAGATCCAAATATTGTTGATAAATTCAATATTGAAAATCCACAAAGAGTATTAGTCTTTAAATAGAAGGTGAATATTATGAAATTGATAGATTTATCATGGCCCAAGGTAAAAGAAGTAGTAAAAACTGTAGATACTGCAGTACTGCCTATAGGTGCTGTTGAAGCACATGGTCCTCATTTAACAGTTGATGCTGATAACATAATATGTAGTTATCTGGCAGAAGAATTTTCAGAAAAAATCAATGGGTTGCTTTTACCAGTATTAAGTTATGGACAGGTTTGGTCTCTTAAAAATTTTCCTGGTTCGATAAACGTCAAAGACGAGACAATAATAAACCTAATATTCGATATTGCTGAAAGTTTAGAGAGAAATGGATTAAAAAATTTAGTTATTGTTAATTCTCACTTTGGCAACAATGCGGCACTCAAAAAGGCATGCAGAAAGACAATAGAAGGAACAAATGTAAATGCTATCGCTTTTACACATCCTGGTTTAGAAAAGGTGTCTGAGGGAGTTCTTGAATCTAAAAGAGCTCATCCAAATTATTTACATGCAGAAGAAATAGAAACTTCTATGATACTGTATATTTCCTCTGATAAAGTAAACATGGATAAAGCAGTAGCAGACTATCCTTGTTTTCCAAAATATTTTAGTTCTACCTCAGTACCATGGGATAAAATAACTAAGGTTGGAGTTATTGGAGATGCTACTGTTGCTACTAAGGAAAAGGGTATGAAACTACTTCAAGGAATTTTGGAAAATATGGTTGATATTTATGAAGAGTGGAAGGATGATTGTAATGAAGTCAAAGGAGTACATGAATAAAATAAATAGTATTCTTAAAAATATTGAGAAAACACAGATGGACAATATTATGAAAGCTTCTGCTTTAATATCTAATGCTATTTTAGATAATAAAATTGTACATTTTTTTGGTTGTGGTCATTCTTTGATATTATGTGAAGAAGTTTTCTATAGAGCGGGTGGCTTAGCATGTTTAAATCCAATATTTGATACAGGATTGATGGTGCAGCATGGGGCTATAAAAAGCTCAGTATTAGAAAAGCAGGAAGGCTATGCAAAGTGGATTTTGGAAAGATATAATCTTCAAAAGGGTGATGCTATAGTAATATTTTCTACATCAGGTAGAAATCCTGTACCAATAGATGCTGCTATTATATGTAAAGATTTAGGACTTAAAGTTATAGGAGTTACATCCTTAGATTATTCTAAAAAGAGTTCTTCAAGACATTCTTCAAATAAAAACTTATATGAGTTTTGTGATGTTGTAATAGATAATTGCGTTGAATTTGGAGATGCATTATTGGATTTTGATAAAATTAAAGCTGTTCCAGGGTCAACTATAGCGGGTGCATATATTATCAACTCTGTAATAGCAGAAGCTATTGAAAAATTAAATAAAGAAGAAATAGATGTTCCAATATTGATGAGTGGAAACATAGATGGTGGTGGAGAATATAACGAGAAGATATTAAAAAAATATAAAGGCAGAATAAAGCATCTATAAAAAGGAGAAGTTTAGCATGAATATATTAAAAGAATTAAATGCAATTAACAATAGAGTGATTCTCAATATACTAAGTTTTTCTAAAGAAGAAGGAGAAAAAATATGTAAAGCTGCAAATAATTCTGTGTTATTAGGAATAACAGCACATGATAATTCGGTTGAAGAAGGAGTAAAGCTTGTAAAAGAGCTCAAGAAAGTTTGTTCTGTAATAAGTGTTGCTCTTGGAGGTTCAGGTAATGTTCATAATTGGAAGAAGGTATTGAAGATTGCTGATTTAAGTAAAGCAGGACATGTTAATCAACCTTTTTCTACTTCTCTATATGTAAATGGATGGCTAAGGGAAGAACAGATAGTAAATGCATTGGTTAAACCGATACAAGGTAGTAATGATAAAGTAATAATACAGAAGATTAGTGATAAAAATGATGATTATATTGAAATGAACATTGATGATGCTGCTTTGATAGCTAGAGAAAGCGGGATTACATCAATAAAAATACTTCCTGTAAAATCAATAAAGCCTGATGATTTAAAGAATATTGTTAGCAGATTCGCTAAAAATGGAATAAAGATTATAGAAATTGCAGGTGGTTTAGATGAAACTAATATGGTTGAGTATATTAATTGCTGTCTTGAAGGAGGCTGCGAGATTGTAATACCACATATTTTTGGGGCAGTAACTGACATTAAAAATAAATCAACTGATATAGATAAAGTTAAAAGAATATACAATTTAATAAATTGTTAATGGGATAGGATGTTAGTTATGTAACGATTGTACTAATTACAAATCTATTAAGAAAATCCTATGGATTATCAATAATCTAAGCAATCATTATAATGATTGCTTTTTTTTGTGACACAAGTGTCAATTTTTACGATAATTAATAATATCCAAGTAAGAAAGAATAAAAGACAAGTTAAGAAATATAATAAACTACACTTATGATTTAGTGATTTTTGCTTTTCTATTTGTAATATGAAGACTTACTTATCAAATATAAAGAGAATAGCGAAGCTATTCTCTGAAATAAACAATCATTTATATTATATTTTCAATAATAATAATAATAGAAAACATTACCAATATAAGTATATTTATATTTTAAAAGGTTATTTTTTCAGCAGTCTCATACCGTTCCTAAATTCTGTTTAGAATACTAATGCAATAGATTATTATTAGCTGAACTTACTTTTACATCAATAAAGTAGGTGGGGGGGAATCATTTCTTAACCGATACCATTATATATAATACCTAAAATTAAAACTATGATAGATACAGTTGTAAATAAATATTTACCTAAAGGATTAAACCATTTACCTAGAGGATGTTTAGCACCTTTATTGATTTCTTTTCTTGCCTTATCAACTCCGTATACCCAGAAGAACACAATAGTAGCAATAACAGCACCTAAAGGTGATATATAAATAGTGATAAAATCAGAGAATTTACTGAATAAATTCATATCTAAATCTAGTGGAATTCCTGCAATAAATGCTATTAACCCTATTATCAGAACACTTTTAAATCTAGTTAAATTGAATCTATTCATAAGGGCTTCAGATGGAGCTTCCATCATATTAATTGCTGACGATACTGCCGCAAATATAATACTTAAAAAGAATAATACACTAAATATTTGACCAAACGCCATAGACTTAAAAATAGAAGGTACAGTGATAAATAACAACGATGGTCCAGCACATGGATCTAATCCGAAAGCAAAAGCAGCTGGAATAATTATAAAAGCTGCTAATAAAGCAGAAAGTGTATCAAAAATAACAATCTGTAAAGCGCTTGAAGGTATATCAACATCATCTTTTAGATAACTACCATAAACAACTAAGGCAGATCCAGTTAAAGATACTGTAAAAAATGCTTGACCAAGAGCCATAACCCAAGTAATAGGTTTTAATAAATATGACCAATCTGGGATTAATAAATATTTCACACCTTCCATAGCACCATCCAGTGTAAGGGATCTAATCATTAATAATATAAATATACCAAATAAGGCAGGCATAATGACTTTATTTAATTTTTCAATACCCTTGGTAATTCCAAATGAAACTATTGCTAAAGTTATAAATACAGCTAATCCATGCCAGATAATACTTGAAGACGTTCCTACAAAATTATTAAAATAATCAGTTATATTTACTTTATAAAAATCTCCTGCAAAAGCACTACAAAAATATCTTATAATCCAACCTACTACAATGGAATAGAAAATAAGTATTCCAAATAGCCCTATAGTTGGTATTGTACTTATTATATTTTTAAAAGGTACATTCTTTTCTTCTAATATTTCTTTAATACCACTATAAGATCCTTTTTTCTTACATCTACCAAGAGAAAATTCGCATATTAGTCCAATTGTACCTAGTACAAATACAAAGAATAAGTAAGGTACTAAAAAAGCAGCTCCACCATATTGTCCAAGTCTCCACGAAAACATCCAAATATTACCCAGACCAATTGCTGATCCTATACAAGATAGAACAAATCCTAATTTACCAGAGAAAGATTCTCTATTATTCATAACAATTCCTCCTTATGTCTAAAGTTGAGTGTAAATACAAAAAGACCATATAGGTAAAATGCACCTATATGGTCTATAAAATATATTCCAAGTATAGATACAACCCTTATTAAGCATTCTCACAAGGGCTGTATCTATAATGAGATAACAGCCCTATCTAAATTGGAATATAGTTAAATTTAATTTATTTAAATTTCTAATATTTTTCATATTAACACCTACAACTAAATTTATTTTGTCAACGGCTAGTATATCACGTAATTTAAAATTAATCAAGAGTGGATTGTATTAAAATTATATACCAAATAGAAAGTCATATGACAATATGCGTATTAAGATATTACCCTGATATAAAAAAACATGATATAATTTATTATAATAAGTAAAAGTGTAATAGTGTTATATAATTTAAACAGGTAGAAGTGAATTGATGTGGATAATACCAAGTTAGTTAAGTAAATATTGCAAATGATATATGTGATATATACCTATCTGAATACGGAGTACTAAACAGCTAATTTATAAATGAAATCATAGTAGAGGAGAGGATTGTTTTAAATGTCAAAAATTGATGGTAGAACTATTATGTTTGCTAGGATGAGTTATGAAAAAGGTTCTAAAGTTTATGAAGATTATTATAAAGAATTTCCTGAACATAAAGAGATCGATGATGAAATTAGAAAAAAACCTAATATCAATTCAGAAGGTACAGCAACATTTAATCCAATAAATAGTCCCTTTGCTGATGCTGGTTTTATGATGCTTTCTGATTTTCAAAAACTTGTTGAAGGTCCACCAAAAGGAAAAAAGATTGATCTCGAACCAAAAGAAATATCAATTAAATTAAAAAAGCTATGTCGTTTTTTAGGTGCTGTTGATGTTGGAATTGCAAAGATGAAGCCAGAACACTTTTATTCAACATTAGGAAGACCCTTAAAAGATTATGGTAAGAATGTAGAAAATACACATCCATATGGTCTGGTTATAGCAGTTGAAATGGACAAAGACATGATTAATCGTGCACCACAAATGGAAGAAATGTTTGCAGTTACTAAAGGATATGTGGATTGTGCTGTTATTGCATTGTGGATGACATATTATATAAAATCACTTGGTTATGATGCAAGAGCTAATATAGATGGCAACTATGAAGTAGTTGTACCAATTGTGGGGCAAGATGCTGGTATTGGAGAAATGGGTCGTAATGGATTAGTAATATCAAAAAAATATGGTCAGCGAATTAGAATGTCTGTTGTTACAACTGATATACCTTTAATACCAGATGAGCCTTCGGATTATGGAGTAAAAAACTTTTGTGAAATATGTAATAAATGTTCAAAAACTTGCCCGGGAAAAGCAATTTCTGATCAGCCATCAGTAATCGAGAATGGAAAGAAACGTTGGTATATAAAACAGGAAGCATGTTATTCTATATGGCGTAGTATTGGAACAGATTGTGGTGTATGCCTTTCAGTTTGCCCTTTTAGTCAAGGAATCGATTTAGAAAAGCTTGAAAAGATTAAGGATTCAGATGAATTGATAAAAGAATTGCTAAAGGAACACGAAGAGAGGTATGGTATTAGAAACTATATTAGAGAACCGTTAGAAATAATGAAATAGTAGATAAAATTTTTCTATTATTTTAGGAGACTTAAGATATAAGTACTTTAATAAACTTATAAAAAAAATTTTCTTTTTATGGACGTGGGTCAATGAGACAATATAATGTATTAGAGATATTTATAGCATCTTAAATAGTACACTGAAAATCTTTTATATAAAGTAATGTTTTGCAGTGAAAAATATTCTGCTGTTAATTAGTCATATGATATTAAAGAGTAAAGGGTGGTTATAGATGATTTTTAACTATGCATTGGGTTTAAAAGAGGTTGATAAAAAAATGAATGTAAATTATAGGAAGGCTATTAGAGCAGTTGTTTTTCAAAACGGTAAAATACTTATGGTAGGGACAAATAAATGTGATTATAAATTTCCAGGCGGTGGAGTAGAAAATGATGAAAGTCATGAAGAAACATTAAAACGAGAGGTGAGAGAAGAAACAGGTTATATAGTTAAGGATATAAAAAATAGGATAGGTGTAATTACACAAAGAAAAATGGATGATTATGATGTTAATTCTGTTTTTGAAATGGTTTCATATTACTATTTGTGTGAAATTTCTGACGAGCAAACTGCCCTAAACTTGGATGACTATGAGGCAGAGTTGGGGTTTTACCCTGTATGGATTGATATAAATAGAGCAATACAAAGTAATGAAGAAAACTTTAAAAAGAGTGAGGATGATAGAAATAGTTGGCTACAAAGGGAGACTATAGTTTTGAAAGAATTACTTAAATATCATGATACTATATAACTCAAAGAGACTGTCTAAAAGACAATTAGTCAGCCTCTTAATTGAATAAAATTTAAGTTATTTTTGAATATTTAAGCTATATTATTGTTTTCTTTTGTTGAGTGCAGCATTAAATTGTTTTATTTTGTTTTTCCAATATGTTTTACATATAATCCATATAATCACATATATTAAGATGTAAATTATGACAAAGGTTATTCTACTAATAGTATCTGAAGGCATCCATTTTGCTATTACTGTTATAGGAAAATATACAATGCTCAAAGCAAAAAGATGAGTAAGAGTTTGTTTCAATAAACTCCAGTGTTCT is a window of Abyssisolibacter fermentans DNA encoding:
- a CDS encoding creatininase family protein, with amino-acid sequence MKLIDLSWPKVKEVVKTVDTAVLPIGAVEAHGPHLTVDADNIICSYLAEEFSEKINGLLLPVLSYGQVWSLKNFPGSINVKDETIINLIFDIAESLERNGLKNLVIVNSHFGNNAALKKACRKTIEGTNVNAIAFTHPGLEKVSEGVLESKRAHPNYLHAEEIETSMILYISSDKVNMDKAVADYPCFPKYFSSTSVPWDKITKVGVIGDATVATKEKGMKLLQGILENMVDIYEEWKDDCNEVKGVHE
- a CDS encoding KDGP aldolase; its protein translation is MNILKELNAINNRVILNILSFSKEEGEKICKAANNSVLLGITAHDNSVEEGVKLVKELKKVCSVISVALGGSGNVHNWKKVLKIADLSKAGHVNQPFSTSLYVNGWLREEQIVNALVKPIQGSNDKVIIQKISDKNDDYIEMNIDDAALIARESGITSIKILPVKSIKPDDLKNIVSRFAKNGIKIIEIAGGLDETNMVEYINCCLEGGCEIVIPHIFGAVTDIKNKSTDIDKVKRIYNLINC
- a CDS encoding sodium-dependent transporter, whose amino-acid sequence is MNNRESFSGKLGFVLSCIGSAIGLGNIWMFSWRLGQYGGAAFLVPYLFFVFVLGTIGLICEFSLGRCKKKGSYSGIKEILEEKNVPFKNIISTIPTIGLFGILIFYSIVVGWIIRYFCSAFAGDFYKVNITDYFNNFVGTSSSIIWHGLAVFITLAIVSFGITKGIEKLNKVIMPALFGIFILLMIRSLTLDGAMEGVKYLLIPDWSYLLKPITWVMALGQAFFTVSLTGSALVVYGSYLKDDVDIPSSALQIVIFDTLSALLAAFIIIPAAFAFGLDPCAGPSLLFITVPSIFKSMAFGQIFSVLFFLSIIFAAVSSAINMMEAPSEALMNRFNLTRFKSVLIIGLIAFIAGIPLDLDMNLFSKFSDFITIYISPLGAVIATIVFFWVYGVDKARKEINKGAKHPLGKWFNPLGKYLFTTVSIIVLILGIIYNGIG
- a CDS encoding NUDIX hydrolase; amino-acid sequence: MIFNYALGLKEVDKKMNVNYRKAIRAVVFQNGKILMVGTNKCDYKFPGGGVENDESHEETLKREVREETGYIVKDIKNRIGVITQRKMDDYDVNSVFEMVSYYYLCEISDEQTALNLDDYEAELGFYPVWIDINRAIQSNEENFKKSEDDRNSWLQRETIVLKELLKYHDTI
- a CDS encoding DUF3021 domain-containing protein, translating into MKYLKQILKKGLLGMLIGAFINQVISIGFITGKTITGIDPNLFITQFFISTILGFYIGVISLFFYIEHWSLLKQTLTHLFALSIVYFPITVIAKWMPSDTISRITFVIIYILIYVIIWIICKTYWKNKIKQFNAALNKRKQ
- a CDS encoding SIS domain-containing protein — protein: MKSKEYMNKINSILKNIEKTQMDNIMKASALISNAILDNKIVHFFGCGHSLILCEEVFYRAGGLACLNPIFDTGLMVQHGAIKSSVLEKQEGYAKWILERYNLQKGDAIVIFSTSGRNPVPIDAAIICKDLGLKVIGVTSLDYSKKSSSRHSSNKNLYEFCDVVIDNCVEFGDALLDFDKIKAVPGSTIAGAYIINSVIAEAIEKLNKEEIDVPILMSGNIDGGGEYNEKILKKYKGRIKHL
- a CDS encoding 4Fe-4S dicluster domain-containing protein; the encoded protein is MSKIDGRTIMFARMSYEKGSKVYEDYYKEFPEHKEIDDEIRKKPNINSEGTATFNPINSPFADAGFMMLSDFQKLVEGPPKGKKIDLEPKEISIKLKKLCRFLGAVDVGIAKMKPEHFYSTLGRPLKDYGKNVENTHPYGLVIAVEMDKDMINRAPQMEEMFAVTKGYVDCAVIALWMTYYIKSLGYDARANIDGNYEVVVPIVGQDAGIGEMGRNGLVISKKYGQRIRMSVVTTDIPLIPDEPSDYGVKNFCEICNKCSKTCPGKAISDQPSVIENGKKRWYIKQEACYSIWRSIGTDCGVCLSVCPFSQGIDLEKLEKIKDSDELIKELLKEHEERYGIRNYIREPLEIMK